The Branchiostoma lanceolatum isolate klBraLanc5 chromosome 3, klBraLanc5.hap2, whole genome shotgun sequence DNA segment AGGCATCGGCTGTCTAGTGTGTACACGTGAGTAGTGAAAATATCATTTCTGTGCGTGTTTTTGACACTCTACCGAGTTAATCATAAACATATTTCCGTTACCTTTTAACATCATCTCCTGTTAATCTTCTAACGTCAGGTTGTATGTCCTTCATTCCGTACAGTGACGTAGACGACATCGACCTGTTTGCCGGTGGTCTTGCCGAGAAGTCCGTGCCGGGTGGTGTCGTCGGTCCCACCTTCGCCTGTCTCATCGGGATGCAGTTCAGGGAGCTGAGGATGGGCGACCGCTTCTGGTTCGAGAACAGCGGACAGTTCACTCCAGGTAATTGACATTCTGGTCTAATTTGAGACAAATGTCTAGCCTCttccaggctccagaggtgtgGCAGACCTCAGGTGACAAACTGTACTCCCGGTCTGCTAACTCagctggcatgttatccgtctatttggccagtttctactcacCTCTGGAACCTGATAGAGGCTAAACAAAATCTGCTACTCAGCTAATCCATTGTTCGATGAAGCTGTCACTATTTTTAAACCATGACAAGTAGCCTAAAGATTATAACATCTTTCCGGGCCATCCCGTACCTGTAGCTGTATACTGTTTTGTTTTGGGTTTTCCACGTTCAAATAACTCCATTTATGATTGAATACATCTAAAGCTATTTCTTCGTTCTGTGTACTTGTTATCAGATCAACTTGCGGAGATAAAGAACACTACGCTGGCGCGTATTCTGTGCGACAACACGGACGGCACCACGCACATGCAGCCGGACGTCTTCACACTCCCCCgccctgggaacgagatggTGGCGTGCTCGGCCCTGCCCCAGATAGATCTGACCAAGTGGAAGGCGTGAGCTTACAGATGAGATCGGTAAATAGTGCCTGTTAGCCCATGTTCTTGTGTTTAGTATAAGAGACGACTTTGTTGATTCCAAATGATGTTTCAGAGTATATTTCAACCTTTAAGTTTTACTTGTGACAcgcaacacacacaaaatatgtattttgcAAACATCGACCATGTATCAATATTATTTATCGGGCGCATCGCCGCGGATGTAATGTATTCTTCAGAAAGGATTTTATGCCGAGAAATGCTGCTGGTTTGAGAAAGAGTAGTTGTTGAAAACAGTAATGACAACGTAGGGATAGAGAGTAGAGACTAAGATACAAAGACGAATAAGATATATGTCAACAGCCAATATAAGCTCTAGCTATATTTATTAAACAGAAGACTATGACATTGTGCCAAATTTTAGTATGTAGTGACTTCTTGTTGAACAATGTCAGACTGCTAAAGGCAATGTGTCTGAAACCTTTCCTTGTTCCTTTACATGGAGTAGCATTGCACTGGTTGCACGAATCTATTAAGCCTTTTAAAAAAGCTTCTAATAAAATACAAGATTGAATcctctgtgtgttttgctgcACCTTCTTTTTTGAGCTTGTATCAAGAACATAACAGCATAGGATGTTACAATTTACATATTACATGCAGTACTTTTCTTCctattatatatatcataaccCTAATATAAAGTCTATGTCATCTGCTGTCATCTGTTCTCCTCCTGGTGATGTGTACCATCCTGCTCATTTGCACTACTGACACACAGTACTCTCACAGTGAGACTACAGGTACTGCAACAGATCACCATGTCTCTCCTATCTTCAACTTCATCCTCACAAACTGAGTAGTCATCACCACAACGACAAGGGTACGAGAACACATCTTGATCTggaacagacacagacagagatTATGTAGGTTACACTTTTAGCACATTGAAATCTGTTGCATACACAGGTTATGTGAACCAAAATGTCTCAGCATTAGGGCAAGTGGGCAAGCTATCTGTCTCAACTTTTGATGTGACAACTCTCCTTCCTTGACGAGTTACACttaatgcatctaagtttgcgCTGGTTTTTGCAGTAACCTTTTCACCGCGAACTGGAAATTCATGCAAAAAATCTTGTCCTGTCTTTTGCCTGCCTACCCTATTGTTTCAACAGCGAacgttttgttttcttactaCTGCAgaataaaatcactgcaaacttaaatgcattttcattaAATTGTATCCGTTAAAGTCAAACTGAGTTGGTGAGAGCCTACAAGGGAAGCAagtcctactctccaagcagaggagtgggtccggcaggtttttggcgtgtttttaggcgtttttgtcgggctatctactttgtcatggtttctttgtctctatacgttagagacaaagaaaccatgacaaagtagatagcccgacaaaaacgcctaaaaacacgccaaaaacctgccggacccactcctctacttggagagtagcaagTCCAAAGTGACGAGGATGGCACCCAAGCATCCTAGCCTTGTAATCAGTTCTGTTGAAATGGGGCTATCAAACATGAGTGGGGAGTAGTTTTCCCTCATAAATCTAATACTGAATGGCATATACTGATGCAAGAAACTGTGACATGAAATTTAGTGGGACCAGTAAAAAACTGTAGTTCTGCCAGGAACAGTAACAGAATATACATTGCACACCACAGTgacaatattataatatcaatCTGAGAGTAATCTAGCTTACAATGTTACTCTACCTTCATCAAAATCCATGTCTGCTAGAGTGATCTCTTCATTGACTGGAAACTCTTGACTCACAGTTTTCTCTGTGGACAAACATTCATGGCTGTTATAAAAGCATGCCTCTAGATAATGGCTTCTAACTAATTCTTAGTCAACTAAACAGACTGGGCCAGTTGGCTTGTGTCAAGAGGGGATGCCAAATCTTCCCTAACCTTTCCATTTGATGAGCACAATTTTAGAAGGCCTCTTTTCACTAATTATGATGAAGTTTTCCCACCATCCCACTTTACAATTAGATTATTTCTAGTACCAATTTCTATTTTTatctattcttcttcttcttcttcttgatgcTCACAGTCAAATTTGCTGACTATtatagcatatattatgatgtttCGAGAGCGCAGCGCTTAATGACTCAGGTTGTGTTCCGAACCCCTCTAAACATCCTTAATCGTATCTATCAAGTAAATGTCATACAAAATAGTCTATTTATTTACTGGTTTGGCTGAAGGGGACATACAGTTAGGTTTGGCCAATTAGCCAATGGCTATTACAAAGTGCTAGTTCTGGGGAGAGATATTGATATTCATACCTGCCATATATCATTATCAGCATTATGCAACTTCAATTTATAGAAAAAGTTGGGGTTTTTTTGCGTCAAAGTAGAAAGACATCCAATAACTGTACCATTCAGTCTGGCATCATACTCCTTCCTCAGAGTAGGATCGCCTAACGTCTTCCAGGCTTTGTCCACGGCCACAAACATGTCCTGTGCTGCTGCCTGGTCCTCAGGAGACTGGTGCCGGTCTATCTTGTCTGGATGATACTACGGGCAACATTGCAACATTACTGTACCCTGTCCACAACGACAGTATAAACGTATATAAATGTTTGCTAGGCAATTTGAGTACATGTAAATGGTCATGATGGTACGTGAAACCACTAGTGAATGCAGCATGCAGAcagaaataatctccaagcagatctattggtggcaaagCTATATCAAAAGGGCCATCAAGTATCCAATTAAGGTGGcgtttgatactgccttgccactgatagatctgctcaGAGATAAGACAGAAAATTATACATCTTATGTCTGTGATGACAGGTTAAGTACAATAAAACACGTAGCACGTGCTGGATAACCACAGCTATTGCTGAGGAGAACGGAGGTTTTGGTGTTGTTTGGTGTGTtctggggtgggaggggggcacgtaCCTTCAGAACGAGCCGTTGGTAACTCTGCTTCAGCTCGTCATATGAAGCACactgttgtacttgtagaagagAGTATAGGTCAGGGACCTGTTCTGTAAAACCCGTCCCCATTATATAGAGGATAGACAGGTGAAAGGGTTACAAAAGCGGTTTCTTTACGTTCCACCGCAAACACTACCCACAAGGACCACCATGTTGGACGGCACGACTACCCATAAGGGGAGGGTTTATATTCTTCTTTCAAAGTGACGATCGAATCGTAGCATATACAGTAATAATTATGATGTCTGAGTAATTTGTTTGTATAACAGTTGAcgattgtatattttgtaccgGTATATGGTCATACTGGCTATTAATCACTACGTCATTGAGACAAACCCATGTGGTGAATGGTTGCGTCCGTTATCAGTAGTTGCGCAATCGTCGTTCCCAGACGGAGGATCATATTTCCCGAAACtaaatgcaaggcaaacaccaCCCGCTCAAAATTTCTCACGTAAGCAAATCTGAAGAGTAATCAAACCAAGTAAAGTTTGTTTTTCACACGACTCTAGTAAATTTTATATTAGGTTTCATAACTGCCATGCCCACTGCTAGCACcaaactaggcacagcctcattactcgaaagggtacctactggctgaacttcaaggtgaatattcaagatGAATATTAAAATGAATGGTTAGAATCAGAAAACCTAACCAataatcaaatactagtagataatcTATTTTGTGTGAGGTCATTCTATAAAATTTAGCAATATTAAGAAAAGCTATCAATGCACTCTTTGCCTGGCAcgttgttgattttcttttatGCACAGGTATGGTACTACTCTTTTATTACTGCCTTTAGTTCGCttaactttctttctttttggtCGGTGCACCGGCGGCAAAGATATCCAAAAAGACAGGTCTGTAAATGATCCTTTGACGTGAACTAAGATATTCTCTTCTCCTTGCCCGGAGCGAGGGTGGCTTCTGTCACGTCTGAACCAACAGTCGCCAGTTGTTGTTTTGTCCACTTGCGTGCAGGCATGTCAGGCACGGAGGTTTGTTTTCAGTCTTCGGCCCTGGAGGCCAAAAATGGTAGGGCGAGAATAACCCACGAGGGCAAGACGGAGTATTTTAGGGCAAAGACTCGCATCAAAATATAATATTGTATGGCTAAAATATGCCACAGCGTCCCTGAATACGAGTCAATCCTTTAATGTGTTAAATAAGAATTATGCTGCACATTTTCAGCTTTTAATTTGCTCCCAAAGAGGAACACCGATTTGTTGAAATCGTACTACAGAAAGCCCCATATACGCCCTCGTGACAGACGACAGTTGCCGCCCAGCTTTGATTGAGGACGTATGGTGTAAAAAGAGACTGCGTCAGAACAGAAGCCCCGCATAACTGTCTGCGGATGAAACAGCGTACTCTAGCCATATTCCAGAGTGCAAGAAACCAAGGTGggtgttattttgttgttgcaagACGCCCATGCATTTGCCGTGAGACATTATTTCGCAGAGTGGTTTCTAGCTTGGTTTAGTTATCACACTCCCAGGGTATCTGTGGAATTCCGTCCGTAATCTCTGACCTCGCTGTCACGTGACAGTAGTCACGTTGCCTTGAgagaaaatattgtaaatgaTCCAAATTATAGGAAATATTATAATAGCTTCTTTGACATTAACAGTGCTTGATAACTGGTTGTAGCCAATAACGTTAACGTCGTAGTAGATACCAAATGTACAGAATGCACGATATTAAAGGGTCATATATCAGATATCATGTCCGGACGGCCTGCGCAGGGGACAGTCCAAATTTGTTCATGTTTGGTGTTTTGAGTGCCGGGCCATGTTTGTTCATGATATGGATCGCCCCTTTAAATTGTAACTACAATATAATCGCTCTAGTATAAAATATCATAGTAGAGATGAGAATGAAATGACAATCTTTCTTTTTAACTCATCGTGGTTACACTGCTTGCCCTAGTTTTTAATGGGTGTTGGTTAGTTGACCGAAGAGCTCGTATTTATTGACTGTTGTTTGACGGGTCAGTGAGTGGCTGTCATGTGAGATGGCTCCTGGGTTTACGCACGCTGTCAGGTGGAACCGGACGATCGAGCCACGCCCTCCTACCTGAGTTCTAGATCTGATCTATGGGCGGCATCTAATGAAGGACATGTGGAATATTGTGTGTTAATGTTCAATCTCAGTACTTTATAAAGTGTTAACCTTAATCTGTACGAAAAAAAGACACCGGAGATGGCGTTAGAGGCACACTTCAGGGTGCACATGCATTCTGTGGCAACCCTAACACATTTATATCATTAGCAAGAAAATATTGCCATTTACAGCATGTCAGTTGCAAAGTGAAGGGGGAGGGTCAGTATACAAAATAGATCCTCACAGCTACGCAATATTCCTCAACAAacatttcctttttatttccTCGATGAAGAAAATGGCGTACTTTCAAGCTCTCTTCGATCGGATATGTGGAGATCTCCAACGGTCCACACAGGAAATGTCGTCAGACTTTCTGCAGCTTTCTAGCAATCAACAACGAGTCTCGTACGCCCTGAGCATCCCCAGCGTGCACGACTACATCAAGGTCAAGCCCATGTTCAAGGGCAAGTCTGCGGTGGAGGCGACAAAGCTTCGAGAATTCGGGAACAAAATGTTCGGTCAAAAGGACTATGAGTCGGCTTTACAGATGTACAGTGAAAGCGTTCTCAGGGCACCGTTTGATCCAGATGTCCATCATTCGTATCTCCATGGTGACATGAACGGGAATAGTCAGGAGCGTGACGTCACGACggatgatgaaaatgaattttcccTTGCGTTAGCCAACAGGTCAGCTGTGCTCTTCAATCTTGGCAAATACGACCTCAGCTTGAAGGACATTGAACTTGCGCTACACCATGGCTACCCAGAGGAGTTGAAATACAAGTTGCACGAAAGGAAAGGACGATGTCTTTGGAATCTTGGGCGAGACGACGAAGCCATGCGGAGTTTTGTGATAGCTAAGGAACACGTGACGAAGTCTCAGCTGAACAGCAAGAAGCGGAAATCGTGGAAAGCGACGGTTGATAAACAAATAGCAGCAATACAGAGAACACCGTCGTCTGTAGAGACATCATCTGCTTCATCGTCAGCCACTGATATCCCTTCTGTGAGTTACGGGACAAACATCACGTTCCCCTCCCTCTCTACTGCTGTGGAAATAAGGTGAGGAGAAAATCTTATGTTCCATTTACACACACGTATCCAAGAGATGTGAAGATATGTTTCGTTGCTtcctttcatcatcattttgttcATGAACGGTAGACACCAATGTGTCCTTCAAAAGGTATGATGATTTGTATTAGTGTAAACCCAAGATACAAGAAATATGAATGAAGATACTCGATACAAGATATATGAATATGTATGTCTCGTTGTTTCCTTTCATTATCATAAACACGACGGCGGCTTATAAATGCTATGATATGGTGTGATATGTACTCGTGTAAACCTATATATTTCTCCATCAATATCGTTCTTATAAGTGGCCCCAATTCTACAATAAAGTAACGTGTCGTCCTACCTACAGGCAGAGTGGACAGCGGGGTCGTCACGCCGTGGCCGCTCAGGACGTCCGTGTTGGTGACGTGTTGATCGTGGAGAAGCCGTGCGGTTCGGTCGTTCTACCGGAGCAGTGCGACACGCATTGTGACTACTGCTGCAGGTGGAGTATtttaatatccaagcagatgttagggtttAAAATTTGACAGTTTCCCCCGAAAAAAAAGGTCGAAAAAGCTTATAATTTTCCATCCTAACATCTGTTTGGCGACTAGACTATCTCTTATCAGATAATCAACTCTAGTCTATAGCCACTTATCTATGTTATAGAGCTATACTTGTATCTGAGGGCAAGACCTGTTATCATCATATAGCCAGAcgacgtcgaccaatcagaaatcCCCATTGCATATCGCTTATTACATTAACGATgaaagtagttacggtgtaaaaaaagacaacgtgcaatctacattgtagcagacgatatgccaagttacataccaatgcgacaacgggatcttgagttctagctgcgaacgtgcgcACAACTCCATTTCCAAAACTCCTTCAGGAGgtcaccctccttcccggagtaaaaatGGGTTGCATGACATGCAAATCATAGCAGGAAACATGTTCGATCT contains these protein-coding regions:
- the LOC136430202 gene encoding dnaJ homolog subfamily C member 24-like isoform X1, whose protein sequence is MGTGFTEQVPDLYSLLQVQQCASYDELKQSYQRLVLKYHPDKIDRHQSPEDQAAAQDMFVAVDKAWKTLGDPTLRKEYDARLNEKTVSQEFPVNEEITLADMDFDEDQDVFSYPCRCGDDYSVCEDEVEDRRDMVICCSTCSLTVRVLCVSSANEQDGTHHQEENR
- the LOC136430202 gene encoding dnaJ homolog subfamily C member 24-like isoform X2 — protein: MGTGFTEQVPDLYSLLQVQQCASYDELKQSYQRLVLKYHPDKIDRHQSPEDQAAAQDMFVAVDKAWKTLGDPTLRKEYDARLNEKTVSQEFPVNEEITLADMDFDEGRVTLSRCVLVPLSLW